A DNA window from Streptomyces parvus contains the following coding sequences:
- a CDS encoding site-2 protease family protein, whose product MTTAATRGDRRISPVFLGIAAVTAVAGWAVWTGFADATGFAVFLFVTGAWIVSLCLHEYAHARTALHSGDLSVGAKGYLTLNPLKYTHALLSIVLPVLFVIMGGIGLPGGAVYIERGRIHGRWKHSLISAAGPLTNVAFAILCTAPFWLDALDGVPRAFQYALAFLAMLQVTAAILNSLPIPGLDGYGVIEPWLSNRIRRQVEPIAPFGLIAVFAILWIPEVNIAFFDAIHALLRGLGVEEFQRYCGYDLYRFWRGLFDEQDPGCAVG is encoded by the coding sequence ATGACCACCGCAGCCACCCGCGGCGACCGCAGGATCAGCCCGGTCTTCCTCGGCATCGCCGCCGTCACCGCGGTCGCGGGCTGGGCGGTGTGGACGGGCTTCGCGGACGCCACCGGCTTCGCCGTCTTCCTGTTCGTCACCGGGGCCTGGATCGTCTCGCTCTGCCTCCACGAGTACGCGCACGCCCGCACCGCGCTGCACAGCGGGGACCTGTCGGTGGGGGCGAAGGGCTATCTCACGCTCAACCCTCTGAAGTACACGCACGCGCTGCTGAGCATCGTGCTCCCGGTGCTCTTCGTGATCATGGGCGGCATCGGGCTGCCCGGCGGTGCGGTCTACATCGAGCGCGGCCGGATCCACGGCCGGTGGAAGCACAGCCTGATCTCGGCGGCGGGCCCCCTGACGAACGTGGCGTTCGCGATTCTCTGTACGGCCCCGTTCTGGCTGGACGCGCTGGACGGCGTGCCGCGCGCCTTCCAGTACGCGCTGGCGTTCCTGGCGATGCTCCAGGTGACGGCGGCGATCCTGAACTCCCTGCCGATCCCGGGGCTGGACGGGTACGGGGTGATCGAGCCCTGGCTCTCGAACAGGATCCGCCGCCAGGTGGAGCCGATCGCGCCGTTCGGGCTGATCGCCGTGTTCGCGATCCTGTGGATCCCCGAGGTGAACATCGCCTTCTTCGACGCGATCCACGCGCTGCTGCGCGGCCTGGGCGTCGAGGAGTTCCAGCGGTACTGCGGCTACGACCTGTACCGCTTCTGGCGGGGCCTCTTCGACGAGCAGGACCCGGGCTGCGCGGTCGGCTGA
- a CDS encoding ABC transporter permease, translating to MSTTTTAPTPAPAGSPGPAPVKAAVADEGRIGLRANLRHIGALARRNLLQIKKDPESMFDVLLMPVIFILLFVYVFGGSVGASLGGNRQEYVNYLVPGLMAMMGLNIAMAVGTGVNDDFRKGVMDRFRTMPIARSSVLIAKIVVELGRLMVAMFILLTMGFVVGMELHGSVFGLLAAVALSAVFGAAIMWIFILLGLTMKTAQAVQGTAMLVLMPLQFGSSIFVPTQTMPGWLQAFTDYNPLSNLADAARALMQGGPVGDSVWWTLAWAVGITLVMAPLAVAKFRRKA from the coding sequence ATGAGCACCACCACCACAGCACCGACCCCCGCGCCCGCCGGGTCCCCGGGCCCCGCACCCGTCAAGGCGGCCGTGGCGGACGAGGGCCGGATCGGCCTGCGGGCCAACCTCCGGCACATCGGGGCCCTGGCGCGGCGCAATCTGCTCCAGATCAAGAAGGACCCGGAGTCGATGTTCGACGTCCTTCTGATGCCGGTCATCTTCATCCTGCTCTTCGTGTACGTCTTCGGCGGCTCGGTCGGCGCCAGCCTCGGCGGGAACCGGCAGGAGTATGTGAACTACCTGGTGCCGGGGCTGATGGCGATGATGGGGCTGAACATCGCCATGGCCGTCGGCACGGGCGTCAACGACGACTTCCGCAAGGGGGTCATGGACCGGTTCCGGACGATGCCGATCGCCCGGTCCTCGGTGCTCATCGCCAAGATCGTGGTCGAGCTCGGCCGGCTGATGGTCGCCATGTTCATCCTGCTCACCATGGGGTTCGTCGTCGGCATGGAGCTGCACGGCTCCGTGTTCGGGCTCCTCGCGGCGGTCGCGCTGTCGGCGGTGTTCGGCGCCGCCATCATGTGGATCTTCATCCTGCTCGGGCTGACCATGAAGACGGCCCAGGCTGTTCAAGGGACGGCGATGCTCGTGCTGATGCCCCTGCAGTTCGGTTCCTCGATCTTCGTGCCGACCCAGACCATGCCGGGCTGGCTCCAGGCCTTCACCGACTACAACCCGCTCTCCAACCTCGCCGACGCGGCACGGGCGCTCATGCAGGGCGGCCCGGTCGGCGACTCGGTCTGGTGGACGCTCGCCTGGGCCGTCGGCATCACGCTGGTGATGGCTCCGCTGGCGGTGGCCAAGTTCCGCAGGAAGGCCTGA
- a CDS encoding ATP-binding cassette domain-containing protein: MERIDKNPSSGRNAVEVRGLVKHYGETKALDGVDLDVREGTVLGVLGPNGAGKTTLVRCLSTLITPDAGHAVVAGYDVVKQPRQLRRTIGLTGQYASVDEKLSGRENLYMIGRLLDLPRKQARARADELLERFSLTEAAKRACMEYSGGMRRRLDLAASMIGSPAVLYLDEPTTGLDPRTRNEVWDEVQRMVAEGATVLLTTQYMEEAEQLAKELTVIDRGKIIARGGVDELKAKVGGRTLHIRPSDPAELAAMAQAIRDAGLDGVAGVQAVGDEGLLYVPILSDEQLTAVIGLLGVRGFSLAHVSTALPSLDEVFLAITGDKAAPLSDPAPQEVAA, translated from the coding sequence ATGGAACGAATCGACAAGAACCCCAGCAGCGGCCGGAACGCCGTCGAGGTGCGGGGGCTGGTCAAGCACTACGGCGAGACCAAAGCTCTGGACGGCGTGGACCTCGATGTGCGCGAAGGCACCGTCCTCGGTGTGCTCGGCCCCAACGGCGCGGGCAAGACCACCCTCGTACGCTGCCTGTCCACCCTGATCACCCCCGACGCCGGCCACGCGGTCGTCGCGGGTTACGACGTGGTGAAGCAGCCCCGGCAGCTCCGCCGCACCATCGGCCTCACCGGGCAGTACGCCTCGGTCGACGAGAAGCTCTCCGGCCGGGAGAACCTCTACATGATCGGGCGGCTGCTCGATCTGCCCCGCAAGCAGGCCCGGGCCCGCGCCGACGAGCTGCTGGAGCGGTTCTCGCTCACCGAGGCGGCCAAGCGGGCGTGCATGGAGTACTCCGGCGGGATGCGCCGCCGCCTCGACCTGGCCGCCTCGATGATCGGCAGCCCGGCCGTGCTGTATCTGGACGAGCCGACGACGGGGCTCGACCCCCGGACCCGTAACGAGGTCTGGGACGAGGTGCAGCGGATGGTCGCCGAGGGCGCCACCGTCCTGCTGACCACGCAGTACATGGAGGAGGCCGAGCAGCTCGCCAAGGAGCTGACGGTCATCGACCGGGGGAAGATCATCGCCCGGGGCGGGGTCGACGAGCTGAAGGCCAAGGTCGGCGGCCGCACCCTGCACATCCGGCCCTCGGACCCGGCGGAGCTGGCCGCGATGGCGCAGGCGATCCGGGACGCCGGGCTCGACGGTGTCGCCGGGGTCCAGGCCGTAGGGGACGAGGGGCTGCTGTACGTGCCGATCCTCAGCGACGAGCAGCTGACCGCCGTCATCGGGCTGCTGGGCGTGCGCGGCTTCTCGCTGGCCCATGTCTCCACCGCCCTGCCCAGCCTGGACGAGGTGTTCCTCGCGATCACCGGCGACAAGGCCGCCCCCCTCTCCGACCCGGCTCCCCAGGAGGTCGCCGCATGA
- a CDS encoding BTAD domain-containing putative transcriptional regulator: protein MHYSVLGTTRALRDDGTAVTLGGARLRALLTVLALRPGRTVPAGVLVDEVWDGEPPADAAGALQALVGRLRRALGRGAVESVAGGYRLAAPPDAVDLHRFERLAGEGSRALEDGDAACALAVLREALALWNGPALADLPDRTATASRWEARRLDARRAALGALLALGRPAEALPELAVLCDAHPLDEPLQALRIRALRDAGRPAEALAAYEEVRTLLDDRLGTAPGPALRALHTELLHPDPADPGPLPRSPGATAPGPYARSFGAPAPEPATRPAPGLAGGAAPQPGARPPAPDAPAVPAPHRTPGPGDHLAPGGPASRGGPALPDGSAYPGSPPAPGNLRARLTSFVGRATDMAALREDLGRARLVTLLGPGGAGKTRLSQETAEAAADAWPDGVWLAELAPVDDPDTVPEAVLGALGARETVLRGAGAEELRAADRTGDDPLVRLTEHCAPRRMLLLLDNCEHVVGAAAALTDHLLTHCPRLTVLATSREPLGVPGEFVRPVDPLPDPMALRLLAERGAAARPGFRTDADEATAAACAEICRRLDGLPLAIELAAARLRMLTPRQIADRLDDRFRLLTNGSRTVLPRQQTLRAVVDWSWDLLDAAERAVLRRLSVFAGGCSLAAAEEVCALPEPADGVVVDSPDVASLLGSLVDKSLVVAAPGDDGEMRYRLLETVGEYAAERLEEAAERAAVARRHLTHYRELARITGPKVRGSGQREAIAVFQREYENLRTALRHAVVGRDEHEALCIVLSMAWYWTLRDLRAEARQWSELAASLGPDPFAPPGLQAPWLSERPTDRPPPMGDEQLAEARRGVSLIQLAGVDNAISTWSTPEGKARLRIIADTYRPGMPQTCRMPGTFWLFAIMFTGDLEQLYAVLDETVRASRVHGAEWELGSVLHTRANLLANSPERVADALADADESLEIYTRLGDDWGAAEALSARGEANERAGDFAAALDDYRAAVEYARKIGAQSQAALLRARYAGSLIELDRLPEAEAILREVTENGRELGHEATPMARMHLGFVLGLQGRVDEARQQAYLVREDFSSRDVAIFGGFVHGVLAWLDNLDGDHSSALENALTALESAREPLSMMVAPQMPSAHLTAIAQALAGFGGADAAKDAARLLAFQAVLLPKGHVPTTMERRNLVLAEQAARDRLGGDAAYEAAYEQGGGLTLDEATALAEAYRPTPPPT from the coding sequence GTGCACTACAGCGTCCTCGGCACCACCCGGGCACTCCGCGACGACGGCACGGCCGTCACCCTCGGCGGGGCGCGGCTGCGCGCCCTGCTCACCGTCCTCGCACTGCGCCCCGGACGGACGGTCCCGGCCGGGGTCCTCGTCGACGAGGTGTGGGACGGTGAGCCGCCCGCCGACGCGGCCGGCGCGCTCCAGGCCCTGGTCGGACGGTTGCGGCGGGCGCTCGGCCGCGGCGCCGTCGAGTCCGTGGCGGGCGGCTACCGGCTCGCGGCCCCGCCGGACGCCGTCGACCTGCACCGTTTCGAGCGGCTGGCGGGGGAGGGGAGCCGGGCCCTGGAGGACGGCGACGCCGCTTGCGCCCTCGCCGTCCTGCGGGAGGCCCTCGCCCTGTGGAACGGGCCCGCCCTCGCCGATCTCCCCGACCGTACGGCGACCGCGTCCCGCTGGGAGGCCCGCAGGCTCGACGCACGGCGGGCCGCGCTCGGGGCGCTCCTCGCGCTCGGCAGACCGGCGGAGGCGCTGCCCGAGCTGGCCGTGCTCTGCGACGCCCATCCGCTCGACGAACCGCTCCAGGCCCTGCGCATCAGGGCCCTGCGGGACGCCGGACGCCCCGCCGAGGCGCTGGCCGCGTACGAGGAGGTCCGCACCCTGCTCGACGACCGCCTCGGCACCGCCCCAGGACCGGCCCTGCGCGCCCTCCACACCGAACTGCTCCACCCCGACCCGGCCGACCCGGGGCCGCTCCCCCGCTCCCCGGGTGCGACCGCGCCGGGGCCTTACGCCCGGTCCTTTGGGGCCCCCGCGCCGGAGCCCGCGACCCGGCCCGCCCCCGGCCTCGCGGGCGGGGCCGCCCCGCAGCCCGGGGCCCGGCCGCCGGCCCCCGACGCCCCGGCGGTACCGGCCCCCCACCGCACGCCCGGCCCCGGCGACCACCTCGCCCCCGGCGGTCCGGCGTCCCGCGGTGGCCCGGCGCTCCCCGACGGCTCGGCGTACCCCGGCAGTCCGCCCGCCCCCGGCAACCTCCGCGCCCGGCTCACCAGCTTCGTCGGGCGCGCCACCGACATGGCCGCCCTGCGCGAGGACCTCGGCCGCGCCCGGCTGGTCACCCTGCTCGGACCCGGTGGCGCGGGCAAGACCCGGCTGTCGCAGGAGACCGCGGAAGCCGCCGCCGACGCCTGGCCCGACGGTGTCTGGCTCGCCGAACTGGCCCCCGTCGACGACCCGGACACCGTGCCCGAAGCCGTCCTCGGCGCCCTCGGGGCCCGCGAGACCGTGCTGCGCGGAGCGGGCGCCGAGGAACTGCGCGCCGCCGACCGCACCGGCGACGACCCCCTCGTACGCCTCACCGAACACTGCGCCCCGCGCCGGATGCTGCTCCTGCTCGACAACTGCGAGCACGTCGTCGGGGCCGCCGCCGCCCTCACCGACCACCTCCTCACCCACTGCCCCCGGCTCACCGTCCTCGCCACCAGCCGCGAACCCCTCGGCGTACCGGGTGAGTTCGTCCGCCCCGTCGACCCGCTGCCCGACCCGATGGCCCTGCGCCTGCTAGCCGAGCGCGGGGCGGCGGCCCGGCCCGGCTTCCGTACCGACGCCGACGAGGCGACCGCCGCCGCCTGCGCCGAGATCTGCCGCAGGCTCGACGGGCTGCCGCTCGCCATCGAACTCGCCGCCGCCCGGCTGCGGATGCTCACCCCGCGCCAGATCGCCGACCGGCTCGACGACCGCTTCCGCCTCCTCACCAACGGCAGCCGCACCGTCCTGCCGCGTCAGCAGACCCTGCGCGCCGTCGTCGACTGGTCCTGGGACCTGCTCGACGCCGCCGAACGCGCCGTGCTGCGCCGCCTCTCCGTCTTCGCCGGAGGCTGCTCGCTGGCCGCGGCCGAGGAGGTCTGCGCCCTGCCCGAACCGGCCGACGGCGTCGTCGTGGACTCCCCGGACGTCGCGTCCCTGCTCGGCTCCCTCGTCGACAAGTCCCTCGTGGTCGCCGCGCCCGGCGACGACGGGGAAATGCGCTACCGGTTGCTGGAGACGGTCGGCGAGTACGCCGCGGAGCGCCTGGAGGAGGCGGCGGAACGGGCCGCCGTCGCGCGCCGCCACCTGACCCACTACCGGGAGCTCGCCCGGATCACCGGGCCGAAGGTGCGCGGCAGCGGGCAGCGGGAGGCGATCGCCGTCTTCCAGCGCGAGTACGAGAACCTGCGCACCGCCCTCCGCCACGCCGTCGTCGGCCGGGACGAGCACGAGGCGCTGTGCATCGTGCTGTCGATGGCCTGGTACTGGACGCTGCGCGACCTGCGCGCGGAGGCCCGTCAGTGGAGCGAGCTCGCCGCCTCGCTCGGCCCCGATCCCTTCGCCCCGCCCGGCCTCCAGGCCCCCTGGCTCTCGGAGCGGCCCACCGACCGGCCCCCGCCGATGGGAGACGAGCAGCTCGCGGAGGCACGGCGCGGGGTGTCCCTGATCCAACTGGCCGGAGTGGACAACGCGATCAGCACCTGGTCGACCCCGGAGGGCAAGGCGCGGCTGCGGATCATCGCGGACACCTACCGGCCCGGCATGCCGCAGACCTGCCGCATGCCCGGAACGTTCTGGCTGTTCGCGATCATGTTCACCGGCGACCTGGAGCAGCTGTACGCGGTGCTCGACGAGACGGTCCGGGCCTCCCGGGTCCATGGTGCCGAGTGGGAGCTGGGCTCCGTGCTCCACACCCGTGCCAACCTGCTGGCCAACAGCCCCGAGCGGGTGGCCGACGCGCTCGCCGACGCCGACGAGAGCCTGGAGATCTACACCCGGCTCGGCGACGACTGGGGCGCTGCCGAGGCGCTCTCCGCACGGGGCGAGGCCAACGAGCGGGCCGGTGACTTCGCGGCGGCGCTGGACGACTACCGGGCCGCCGTGGAGTACGCGCGGAAGATCGGCGCGCAGAGCCAGGCGGCGCTGCTGCGGGCCCGGTACGCCGGATCCCTCATCGAGCTGGACCGGCTCCCGGAGGCCGAGGCCATCCTGCGCGAAGTCACCGAGAACGGGCGGGAGCTGGGCCACGAGGCGACACCGATGGCGCGGATGCACCTGGGATTCGTGCTCGGTCTCCAGGGGCGGGTGGACGAGGCCCGCCAGCAGGCGTACCTGGTCCGCGAGGACTTCAGTTCCCGGGATGTCGCCATCTTCGGCGGCTTCGTCCACGGCGTGCTGGCCTGGCTGGACAACCTCGACGGAGACCACTCCTCCGCCCTGGAGAACGCGCTGACCGCTCTGGAGAGCGCGCGGGAACCGCTGTCGATGATGGTGGCCCCGCAGATGCCGTCGGCCCATCTGACCGCCATCGCCCAGGCGCTCGCCGGGTTCGGCGGAGCCGACGCGGCGAAGGACGCCGCCCGGCTGCTGGCGTTCCAGGCGGTGCTCCTGCCGAAGGGGCATGTGCCGACCACGATGGAGCGCCGAAACCTCGTTCTCGCCGAGCAGGCCGCCCGGGACCGGCTCGGCGGCGACGCGGCCTACGAGGCGGCGTACGAGCAGGGCGGCGGCCTCACCCTCGACGAGGCCACCGCCCTGGCGGAGGCGTACCGGCCGACGCCTCCGCCCACGTAG
- the npdG gene encoding NADPH-dependent F420 reductase produces the protein MTTQDSSGSAPKPPAKDPWDLPDVSGLSVGVLGGTGPQGRGLAYRLARAGQKVTLGSRDAARAEQAAAELGFGVEGADNAECARRSDIVIVAVPWEGHAKTLQSLREELAGKLVIDCVNPLGFDKKGAYALKPEEGSAAEQAAALLPDSRVTAAFHHLSAVLLQDESIEEIDTDVLVLGEARADTDLVQALAGRIPGMRGIFAGRLRNAHQVESLVANLISVNRRYKAHAGLRTTDV, from the coding sequence ATGACTACACAGGACAGCAGCGGCAGCGCGCCCAAGCCCCCCGCCAAGGACCCGTGGGACCTCCCCGACGTCTCCGGACTGAGCGTCGGCGTGCTCGGCGGAACCGGACCGCAGGGGCGCGGCCTCGCCTACCGGCTCGCCCGCGCCGGACAGAAGGTGACGCTCGGCTCGCGGGACGCGGCCCGCGCCGAGCAGGCGGCGGCCGAGCTGGGCTTCGGCGTCGAGGGCGCGGACAACGCGGAATGCGCACGGCGCAGCGACATCGTGATCGTCGCCGTGCCGTGGGAGGGCCACGCCAAGACGCTCCAGTCCCTGCGCGAGGAGCTCGCGGGCAAGCTCGTCATCGACTGCGTCAATCCGCTCGGCTTCGACAAGAAGGGCGCCTACGCCCTCAAGCCCGAGGAGGGCAGCGCCGCCGAACAGGCCGCGGCGCTGCTGCCGGACTCCCGCGTGACCGCCGCCTTCCACCACCTCTCGGCCGTGCTGCTCCAGGACGAGTCCATCGAGGAGATCGACACCGATGTGCTGGTCCTGGGCGAGGCGCGCGCCGACACGGACCTCGTCCAGGCGCTGGCCGGGCGGATCCCCGGCATGCGGGGCATCTTCGCCGGCCGGCTGCGCAACGCCCACCAGGTCGAGTCGCTGGTCGCCAACCTGATCTCGGTCAACCGCCGCTACAAGGCCCACGCCGGACTGCGCACCACCGACGTCTGA
- a CDS encoding DHA2 family efflux MFS transporter permease subunit produces the protein MPIPSGAPAAVPRVPEAIHRRRWWILAVLMFSLLIVVLDNSILNVAVKTIASPAPTGIGATQSELEWAINSYTLVFAGLLFTAGLLGDRIGRKKVLLAGILVFGVGSALAAFSTSPDELITWRALMGFGAAFVMPATLAVLMNVFERDEQPKAIGIWAGSVGLGIAIGPITGGLLLEHFWWGSIFLVNVPVVVLALIAMAVLVPDSRDPKPGKVDPLGVALSIVGLVLLVYGIIRGGELADFTDTTVLLAIAGGLLVLAGFVWHEKRSSHPAIDITYFRKPAFSAAVAAIALVFFALMGVTFFSAFYLQSVRGYTALESGLLIVPLAAAQMIFAPRARLVVDRFGARAVCTAGMLLVAAGLASFALFDAGTPVWVMCLVFFVQGTGMAHIMPPVTVAVMQALPREKAGSGSAVNNTFRQVGGALGIAVLGSVLSTVYRGDIEGHLGAVPAGARDVAGESIEATLGVAEKLGPVAGKPLVVAANDAFISAMHVTALGSAAVALIGAVVVGLFLPGRPPATPGATEEARPPAEQLTR, from the coding sequence ATGCCCATACCGTCCGGCGCTCCCGCCGCCGTGCCCCGTGTTCCCGAGGCGATCCACCGCCGCCGCTGGTGGATCCTCGCCGTCCTCATGTTCAGCCTGCTCATCGTGGTGCTGGACAACTCGATCCTGAACGTCGCGGTCAAGACGATCGCCAGCCCCGCCCCCACCGGCATCGGCGCCACCCAGAGCGAGCTGGAGTGGGCGATCAACTCCTACACGCTCGTCTTCGCCGGCCTGCTGTTCACCGCGGGCCTGCTCGGCGACCGGATCGGCCGCAAGAAGGTCCTCCTCGCCGGCATCCTGGTCTTCGGCGTCGGCTCCGCCCTGGCCGCCTTCTCCACCTCGCCCGATGAGCTCATCACCTGGCGGGCGCTGATGGGCTTCGGCGCCGCCTTCGTGATGCCCGCCACCCTCGCCGTCCTGATGAACGTCTTCGAGCGCGACGAGCAGCCCAAGGCCATCGGCATCTGGGCGGGCAGCGTCGGCCTCGGCATCGCCATCGGCCCGATCACCGGCGGACTGCTCCTGGAGCACTTCTGGTGGGGCTCGATCTTCCTGGTGAACGTCCCCGTGGTCGTCCTCGCCCTGATCGCCATGGCGGTCCTGGTCCCCGACTCCCGCGACCCGAAGCCCGGAAAGGTCGACCCGCTGGGCGTCGCGCTCTCCATCGTGGGCCTGGTCCTGCTGGTGTACGGCATCATCCGGGGCGGCGAACTGGCCGACTTCACCGACACCACCGTCCTCCTCGCCATCGCCGGCGGGCTGCTCGTGCTGGCCGGATTCGTCTGGCACGAGAAGCGCAGCAGCCACCCGGCCATCGACATCACGTACTTCCGGAAGCCCGCGTTCTCCGCCGCCGTCGCCGCCATAGCGCTGGTCTTCTTCGCCCTCATGGGCGTGACCTTCTTCTCCGCCTTCTACCTCCAGAGCGTGCGCGGCTACACGGCCCTGGAGTCGGGTCTGCTGATCGTTCCGCTCGCGGCCGCCCAGATGATCTTCGCGCCCCGGGCCCGGCTGGTCGTCGACCGCTTCGGCGCCCGCGCGGTCTGCACGGCCGGCATGCTTCTCGTCGCGGCCGGACTCGCCTCGTTCGCCCTGTTCGACGCCGGTACGCCGGTATGGGTGATGTGCCTCGTCTTCTTCGTCCAGGGCACCGGGATGGCGCACATCATGCCGCCCGTCACCGTCGCCGTGATGCAGGCGCTGCCCCGCGAGAAGGCGGGTTCCGGTTCGGCCGTCAACAACACCTTCCGCCAGGTCGGCGGGGCGCTCGGCATCGCGGTCCTCGGCTCGGTGCTCTCCACCGTCTACCGGGGCGACATCGAGGGCCACCTCGGCGCGGTCCCGGCCGGGGCCCGGGACGTGGCGGGCGAGTCCATCGAGGCCACGCTCGGCGTCGCCGAGAAGCTCGGCCCGGTGGCCGGAAAACCCCTGGTCGTCGCCGCCAACGACGCGTTCATCAGCGCCATGCACGTGACCGCGCTCGGCTCGGCGGCCGTCGCCCTGATCGGCGCCGTGGTCGTCGGCCTGTTCCTGCCGGGCCGGCCCCCGGCCACGCCCGGGGCCACCGAGGAAGCCCGCCCCCCGGCGGAACAGCTGACCCGCTGA
- a CDS encoding DUF3533 domain-containing protein: MADARDHDVSGSTVQRGDRTQGFWEEVRDAVSTRAALVMLGVLLLQLGFALSYMGAFHAPEPRRVPITLVAPPAVERDLVARLDALPGDPLRVTAVQDRAEARARLLDRRTDAALVVHPVSRTDTLIVASAGGPSATAAAAEILQEVARTQNRTIVVRDIRPPAAGDSRGLSSFYIVLSWTIGGYLAASALNMAAGSKKPTLRRTLVRLTAMLPYGFVSGIGGAIIVGPVLDCLPGAFWELVGIGTLVVFASGAVGVALQSVAGTIGLGLTILIFTVLGNPSSGGVYPSSLLPPFWSAIGQALPPGAGTTVVRNTVYFDGNATTGALWILGAWAFGGVVVAILAAAVRASRAARPPAPAAGPTAPAV; the protein is encoded by the coding sequence GTGGCAGACGCGAGGGACCACGACGTTTCGGGGTCGACCGTGCAGAGGGGTGACCGGACCCAGGGCTTCTGGGAGGAGGTGCGGGACGCCGTCTCGACCCGGGCCGCGCTCGTCATGCTCGGGGTGCTCCTGCTCCAACTGGGCTTCGCCCTCTCCTACATGGGCGCCTTCCACGCACCCGAGCCGCGCCGCGTGCCGATCACCCTGGTCGCCCCGCCCGCCGTGGAGCGGGACCTGGTGGCACGCCTCGACGCGCTGCCCGGCGACCCGCTGCGGGTCACCGCCGTCCAGGACCGCGCCGAGGCACGCGCACGGCTGCTGGACCGCCGTACGGACGCCGCCCTCGTCGTGCACCCGGTGAGCCGCACCGACACCCTGATCGTGGCCTCGGCGGGCGGGCCCTCGGCCACCGCGGCGGCCGCCGAGATCCTTCAGGAGGTCGCCCGGACGCAGAACCGGACGATCGTCGTCCGAGACATCCGCCCGCCCGCCGCCGGAGACTCGCGGGGCCTCTCGTCCTTCTACATCGTCCTCAGCTGGACCATCGGCGGCTATCTCGCGGCCTCGGCCCTGAACATGGCGGCCGGATCCAAGAAGCCCACGCTGCGCCGCACCCTCGTCCGGTTGACGGCGATGCTGCCGTACGGCTTCGTCTCGGGCATCGGCGGCGCGATCATCGTGGGCCCCGTGCTGGACTGCCTGCCGGGCGCGTTCTGGGAACTCGTCGGGATCGGCACCCTCGTGGTGTTCGCCTCCGGCGCGGTGGGAGTCGCCCTCCAGTCGGTGGCGGGCACGATCGGCCTCGGTCTCACCATCCTGATCTTCACGGTCCTGGGGAACCCCAGCTCCGGCGGGGTGTACCCGTCCTCCCTGCTGCCGCCGTTCTGGAGCGCGATCGGCCAGGCGCTCCCGCCGGGCGCCGGGACGACCGTGGTGCGCAACACCGTCTACTTCGACGGCAACGCCACCACCGGCGCTCTCTGGATCCTCGGCGCCTGGGCCTTCGGCGGCGTCGTGGTGGCGATTCTGGCCGCTGCCGTACGGGCGTCCCGGGCAGCTCGTCCCCCCGCCCCGGCCGCCGGGCCCACCGCCCCGGCGGTCTGA
- the panB gene encoding 3-methyl-2-oxobutanoate hydroxymethyltransferase, whose product MSLQAAQNQSSPADSSKALYGGKSTRRITVHDIAAATERGEKWPMLTAYDAMTASVFDEAGIPVMLVGDSMGNVHLGYETTVPVTMDEIAMLSAAVVRGTKRAMVVADLPFGSYQEGPVQALRNATRLIKESGVGAVKLEGGERSHEQIRLLVEAGIPVMAHIGLTPQSVNAMGYRVQGRGEEAAQQLLRDAKAVQDAGAFAVVLELVPAELAAEVTRTLHIPTIGIGAGAGTDAQVLVYTDMVGLTGGKVPRFTKQYANLRRVLGDAAKEFADEVVGGTFPAAEHTFH is encoded by the coding sequence ATGTCGCTTCAGGCTGCGCAGAATCAGTCCTCCCCCGCCGACAGCAGCAAAGCGCTGTACGGAGGGAAGTCCACCCGCCGCATCACCGTCCACGACATCGCCGCCGCCACCGAGCGCGGCGAGAAGTGGCCCATGCTCACCGCGTACGACGCGATGACCGCGTCCGTCTTCGACGAGGCCGGGATCCCGGTCATGCTCGTCGGGGACTCGATGGGCAACGTCCACCTCGGTTACGAGACCACCGTGCCTGTCACGATGGACGAGATCGCCATGCTGTCCGCCGCCGTCGTCCGGGGCACCAAGCGCGCCATGGTCGTCGCCGACCTGCCCTTCGGCTCGTACCAGGAAGGCCCCGTACAGGCACTCCGCAACGCCACCCGGCTGATCAAGGAGTCGGGCGTCGGCGCGGTCAAGCTGGAGGGCGGCGAGCGGTCCCACGAACAGATCCGGCTGCTGGTCGAGGCCGGTATCCCGGTCATGGCCCACATCGGCCTGACCCCCCAGTCCGTCAACGCGATGGGCTACCGGGTCCAGGGCCGCGGCGAGGAGGCCGCCCAGCAGTTGCTGCGGGACGCCAAGGCCGTCCAGGACGCGGGTGCGTTCGCCGTCGTGCTGGAGCTGGTCCCCGCCGAGCTGGCCGCCGAGGTCACCCGTACGCTGCACATCCCGACCATCGGCATCGGCGCCGGTGCCGGGACCGACGCGCAGGTGCTCGTCTACACGGACATGGTCGGGCTGACCGGCGGCAAGGTGCCGCGCTTCACCAAGCAGTACGCGAATCTGCGCCGGGTCCTCGGCGACGCGGCGAAGGAGTTCGCCGACGAGGTCGTCGGGGGCACGTTCCCGGCGGCGGAGCACACCTTCCACTGA